A single region of the Salvia splendens isolate huo1 chromosome 18, SspV2, whole genome shotgun sequence genome encodes:
- the LOC121776065 gene encoding uncharacterized protein At5g64816-like: MVDAWTLLGAAVVPVIIAGRALRTRARHAEEQRLRSAWSREKSGDDIFVCERVCTSKRMLKKVGAFAKDPIPDTCITVCGVSELDACADACARTVCVNQHQVPNWNDICLRRCQSECLKLSESRIAR, encoded by the coding sequence ATGGTTGATGCATGGACCCTGCTGGGGGCTGCTGTCGTCCCAGTTATCATTGCTGGTAGAGCTTTGCGAACGAGAGCAAGACATGCTGAGGAGCAAAGATTAAGAAGTGCGTGGAGCCGGGAGAAGAGTGGGGATGACATTTTTGTGTGCGAGAGAGTTTGCACATCGAAGAGGATGTTGAAGAAAGTAGGAGCCTTCGCCAAGGATCCTATCCCGGATACTTGCATTACAGTCTGCGGTGTTTCTGAGCTCGATGCTTGTGCTGATGCCTGTGCTCGAACTGTGTGTGTCAACCAACATCAAGTACCCAACTGGAATGACATTTGCCTCCGTAGATGCCAGAGTGAGTGCCTCAAATTATCCGAGTCTCGCATTGCACGTTGA